The stretch of DNA gaaaaaatatttatatttgacatttctgacacttttatgaAGCGTAACGTTTTGGTTCCTAaactttgttggtttttttcaataaatgctcatagctctaaaagtaataatgcctcaaaatcaatgttcctATTAATTATTGATCAACTCaagtctgtaataacttcatatcaaatgttccattttgtacattattttccaaaaaaaaaagcatattttcagtttttctcattgaaAAACTATTAGTAAACGTGTTTCTTTtctataatttaaaataatataaggATTCCCATTGTTAGTGTGATATTATACCTtagtatattattgttattaatatcgTGTTTTTAACTGTAACAGGTGGAGACCAAACTCTGTCGACTGAAATATGAGGACGTTAAAAACCTCCTTAATAAACCAACGACTGTCCTCATCTTCCTCGGTGTGGAAAAGAGGAAGAATCCACtctcctcctccacttcctctCAGAAAGAAGGCACTTCCTGTGAACTTCCTGCTTGGTTTGCTGTGGGCTCAGATGAAGACGCTGGTGAACTTTTAAAATGCTGCAGCGATAAATGTTGTTTCCTAAAGAAAGATCACAGAGAGCTGCTGAAGCTGAGTGAGGACGACGCAGGTGAGGAAACACCTcatatctcctttcctatccacttttccttaagtgtttaagtggcggccataaTAAGGAGCATTCCAGTTCTCTAAAAgcaaaggaaaggaggctcagtgcttcctttataacctcctttagcctaggaaacactgatgcatcttttaaagcagggtcaccaacatggggtccgtctaaaatctgattaactttccacgattcaaactcacaaagataaacacATGAGATGTAGTTCTATTCCATCCTTACTGActgccagaggcggtgcttaaagcactggatgttcCATCTCGCGCATGTCGagtaattatatattatatacaaagtcacctgtgacccgGAGAGTCTATATGTACCGGTATCATCAGGTGATCTGTTCCTTCCATCTTCTCACGATTGCAGGTTGGTTGTTGCTATTCACAGCTTGTCGCTTGTAGCCTCGACTGTTCTAGTCCGCTAGAAGCTGCGACTCGCTGTTTTCCCTTTAAATGGGGCTGGGACACCACAGTCAGCGGCAGGTGAGTGCACGGTTTAACTTAGTGACCAGTTTATCTGAGCTGGTGAGTACCGTACACTGTATCGTCATCGGCGGTGTACCGCCTTGTGATTGTGTGCTGGTTCAGACTCGGTAGCTCCGCAACTACGCCACCGTCTCTCTATTGTGATTAAACAGCTAAGGTTAATCTGCTGTGTTGCTACGCTGCTGTGTTAGCATCGTTGTGGTTCCCCTGACTCGTGGATTTGCTGTTGTGAGGCCTCTCGGCACGTTGCTGCTAAGCGGCGGCCGGTGTTTTGACAGTGTGTACGTTGAGTGGCTGCGTTTGCCTCGGTGCTGCTCTCGATCTCTCTCTCCCACTAACGGCAGTGCGCGCTGCGGTTTTGTCGGGTGTTGCACCAGTTAGATTCACTGGGAGCATAGTTTGATCACTCCAGGCCTGTACGCTCACTGGCTTGAGTGAAGTTCCTTCATTGAAGCCACTGCAGCTCGGCAGTTATTAATATAgcatattataatatattattaatgtcattatttatttatgattaatatcattatttaattataattaatatcattatttatttataattaatatcattattattgatatagTCATATTTAATCttattattcataaataataataaataataatatttattaattaataatactaAAGACAGAACAGAATTGGAGAAGGATGAACTACAGTCATGTCCTGCTTGCCTGGGCATTGACCACCTAAAAGAGGGGGTGTCCGATAATCTGTGCAGGAACTGCAGTTTTATGCCTCATGCACTGCGACTCTCCAGGTTGGCTGAGGGCACAATAGACCCGCCCTCTTCAGGTAAAGCCACCGGCGTTGCCAAGCGACGTCCGGCGATCCTTCTCAGAAGGCAAGGAAGGTTGATGCTCTCACACCAATTTAACGCAGATTAACCTACAGATAGAACCAGGACCCTAACCCGTACTCTGTTTGGTGACGCTGGTGGGGATGGGCATGATGAGCTTGCCTCACAGGCTTCTCATGCCTCTTCTGTAGGCTCAGTGTCCAGCCGTCACACCTGCTTTGTCGAGTACTTTGCAGGATTCTGGGGCGGAGCCAATGGCCCAGTCCCTCAGCGATGCCTCATTGCAGACATTCATATTTACGATCAGTTTGCTGGGCAGGCTAATGTCGACGATAACACTGACCCGTCGCCAGGTCTGACTGGCACAGACCTCTTTATCCGAGCCATGTCACAGAAGACTGCTTTCTCTTCCGGTTGTGCCGGGCCAGACCTTTGGCCCAGCGGCATTGCAGGTCTTGGAGCGTAGTGTGCAGGTTGGCCAAGAGAGGCAGCAGTTTGCCAGTTTACGCCAGGCTCCCCATGCCCCTCCTCGGCAGGGACATTTGGCAGGATTGGGTGCGGATCACCCATACCCACAGCCGATTGCTCACCCATCTGGGCAGTCCAGGGGCCTGCAGGTCACAGTGCCAGTTAATCGGCAACGCCGTGCAGCCATACGTCCATCTGCTCAGATGCCTAGGGGTTCTGGACCAAGTCGCCACCCCCCCAGGGCCCCAAAGGGCAAGGGGGGGTGGAACCTGAACCTCAGGGGCCGGTCGTCGGACTTTCCCAGGAGCAGCTCCTCTGCTGAGAAGAGCAGACCACAAACCCTTGGGTAGTGTCCACGCTATCCAGAGGTTACACATTACAGTTTCGACGCCGACCCCCTACCTTCAGGGGCACTGATCCCGTCAGAGAACCCGTAAAATCTCTTGTGCTACGTCACGTGGTTGTCACTCTTCTGGGGAAGGGTACCATCGAGTTAGTGACCTCGGAGGCTTGCCTCAGTGGGTTTTACTCCACTTATTTTCTTGTACCCAAAAAGGAGAGCGGATTTTGCCTGGTTTCTCAAAGCTCTCCCCTTCCATATGCTGCATGTAGCAGATGTCCTTCAGACTATCTCAGCAGGAGACTAGTTGGTAACAGTAGATGCTTACTTTCATGTACCCATTGCCCCCTCATCACCTGCCATTCGGGCTATCCCTGGCCCCTCGAATATTTACCTGGTGTGTGGCAGCTGCTCTGTCACCGTTACAGACCAGCAGAGTTTCAATACTCCCTTATCTGGATGACTGGCTAGTCATTTCCCCGACTCGGGAGCAGGTGTTGAGGGACACTGCTGCTCTTCTCAATGTAAATTATGCCAAGAGCAACCTCGTACCCAGCCAGGTTGTGAGGTACTTAGGGCTGGTGCTGGATTCCTCAGTATTGCGGGCATCCCTCTCTCCAGAGCGAGTCTCCACCTTCTAAGCTTTCTACGGCATTTCCAGCATGGCACCCTCCTGCACTATGGCCTGGTCCTGTGACTCATGGGGACGTTGGCTCCAGCTGCCACCGGCACAAGCTGGTCAGGGTGTCTGCCCAGTGTCTCCTTACCCtccaagggttagggttaaccctaaccctccaaCCCTGGAGGGAGAATGAATGCTTAATGTCAGATGTACCCTTAGAGAGGGTTGCCTCCTGCTGGGAGGTTGTTGTGGCAGATGCCTTTCTTGTGGGTAGGGGTGCGCCTGCCCCATGCTGGCCAGGAAGACCATGGTTCCCGCTGTTGCTCAAATTCCTGCAGGGGACACCGTGGCGTCTTCCAGAGAGGAAAGACCTCCTGTCTTAGGTCAACAGACGCATATGGCAATTGAGTCCGGGTCgtctgaagctgtttttgtggcCCCTATAGTTGTTGACCCACTTTTGAGCACCATCCACCAGGTTGCTTTACGCTAACAGGTGGAAGTTATTTGTGGAGTGGTGTGACTCTCACAACAAGGTGCTGAAGACATGTTCAGTGGTGGCAGTACTGCGTTTCCTGCTGTccatttttgacaaaaacaggactacttCGAACCTCAGAGTGTATTTGGCTGCTTTCTCAGCCAGTCATGGTTGAGGGGGGGTGGGGAGGGGGCGAGCCATTGACACGGTTGTGGCCTGTGTGGGTGCTTAAGGCTTACATGGAGGTGACAGCTAGCCTACGAACGACAGACAGTGTTTTCGTCTGCCATGGAGGCTGTAGAAATGGGACCGCACTTTCTAAACAGAGACTGTCTGACTGGGTAGTGGAGGTCATTCAGTTTGCCTATAGTGCACCCGGTGCCTCAGGGCATAAAGTGCCATTCTACTAgagttacgtatgtaactacgcttctatgaatcctggatgACCACCAGAGCATCCTGTCACTCAGGATCCTTGTGTCCTCACGAGAACAttttgacaggaacagatcaccTGATGACACCGATAGATATAGACTctctgggtcatccaggggtcacaggtgactttgtaGATCAtataagttaccaatgcaataatgtgttaaacaactttaaataatctaaaacccatatctgaATTATGTTATGTGGATGTTGTAAAGCAAACACAGTAAAGTCAACTTTTTGTGCAGCTTATTCTAAGTTTGcatttgtcatttattcatgtgGCAATGTTTGATCTCAAAATggagatacagtatatgatataaatctagataaaaTCTAACTCAACAAAGAGCacaaagacaattcagggtcaAATATGCTGATGTAAAGTGTCACACATGGTCATTTATCACCAAACATCTgatcaatatgttccacttttggctttttctgctcatgtgtgatgtcactaacattattatgattattattattattatgtcacctagtggaagtgtctAAACAAAGTGATGTCcttttccctaactcctttaggaagtctcctaacacctttccttaaccctgtgacctCATCCATgtggttaaggaaaagtggataggaaatgagataggagggaatattaggACAGccttagtgtttttttcttcttcagtggTTTGATATATTTCTTATTTCCTTCCTGTGTAGGTGTTGTAGCACAGGCTCGCTCAGTATTAGCCTGGCACAGCCGCTACTCGTGGTGTCCAACATGTGGTAGTGGTACACGTGTGGAAGAAGGAGGATATAAAAGGAGCTGTTTGAACTCTGAGTGTAGGAGTCAGCAGGGGGTCCACAACACCTGCTACCCCCGGGTCGGTATGTATGACAATACTACAGTATTTCAGAGTGTGATACTTCTTATATGGCAGTGATGAAAAGTCATGGTAGAGTGATGTCACTAACCAGTACACACAGTGGGTACCACGTGTACTAGTAAACTATTATAGGGTTAACGCTAAAAACTACAACTATTACACAATGATGGCgataaaactgaataaaagttGAATTCCACATGTTTCTTAGATTTTGCataattgaaatgttatttcaactaaaataaatcagcgTTGtccacatacatatacatacatacacacatacatatatatatatatacatacatatatatatgatgAACAATGATTTTGACCCTCAAGAATGTTTATaataatctgaaaaaaataatctccaACTAACATACtttacactacacactcaatgagtatacagtatactgtctactatagactatagtatatactgtctactatagactatagtatatactgtctactatagactatagtatatactgtctactatagactatagtaggattaggatggtgagcgttcccaattaagtatacttccaaatttcccaagatgcatctgggttagggttagggttgacTCTAACCtccagcgttaaaaaccttattcacactgaggctaaatatctctgttgattctccaactttattttgaaagttctgaaagcatttgaagtgagaaagtgaccaagtagaatatcaacatgtgctcatttgatccataaaactcacgtagacacatttcattcatacattttcagagaccctccattggtctactgactacacttcctgttaccttcaaaataagagccatatttacaaaagagttaaaaaaaaaaaaaaaaaaacttatggaGGACAAGAagaggtgcttttattttgaaaagaggatgtatGATTGAGTAGTTTGACTTGCTTACTAGAGATGCCAGAATGACGTCTTTCTCCACGTTTCAGATCCAGTGGTGATCATGTTGGTCATCCATCCTGGAGGGAACCAGTGTTTACTGGGAAGGAAGAAGATATTTCCTGCTGGGATGTTTTCCTGTTTAGCTGGATTTGTTGAAGCTGGTATTgaaaacgcacacacacgcacacacacacacacacacacgcacgcacgcacagttaattaattatgattatggttcccaacattttttccaattacaatttttattttctcctaaaagtcgattacaattatgttctcagttactaaagttgaattacaattaatcacaattactgatcatttaataaacaaccttattaaacgtaaccttcctcttgtgttagctttctgttagcatctctaatgctaacgggtcagtttgactcatgtctataatcatctgtaaaaaacaataatgaatattatctatcatctcatctattgattaccttgttaggcttcctaatcaatgataaatattggtattaatatttatggtgtgaaTGTTTATCCCtcaatttcattttgttttttccttaaatattaaaatgaaaggTAGTGAGAAAacctgatatgaaacatattttattgattgttaactacatacagtgtGTGAAAGACAGAACTGTAacagttttacatttaattaaattgtaattgacagtttttatagaattgacatgccaattataattaaaacgtaaattatctgaactcaattacaattatgacggcAACCAATTTTCCCTAAatgcaattacatttataattacaccataattgtagtTCCAGTGATAATAGACCCAAACCCTGGCGTTTTCCACCCTGCTCACTACTTCCTGTCTgctacttcctgtttcctgtccAGGTGAGTGTGTGGAGGAGGCGGTGAGGAGGGAGGTAGAGGAGGAGAGTGGAGTGAAGGTTGGACCTGTTCACTACGTCTCCTCTCAGCCGTGGCCTCTGCCCTCCAGCCTCATGATTGGCTGCCTGGCTGTAGCCATGACAACCAGCATCACAGTGGATGAGAACGAGATAGAGGACGCTCAGTGGTTCCCTAGGCAACAGGTACAACATGATAGGGTTATAAAAATACTGATTATTGTAATAAAAACTAGTGGTGCAATGACAGGTCAGTATTAAACTCATATTactattgttaaaaatgtgtacatatgaaaaataaatgtgattgtaaatgttaaatataaacctAAATAgaaattaatgttgaatttaaatgttaaagttaaatatcatagtgttaaatctaaatctacaagtaaaagttaaatataaatcttaatgtaaaagttaaatataaaagttaaatctaaatgtaaaagttgaatataaaagttaaacataaatcttaatgtaaaagttaaatataaaagttaaatacAAATCTAAATCCTGCCCCTTTAAATAAAACCCAGATATTGCTATAGAGCTGTGTTTACCATAAACTAATGTTATCTATAAATCAAAGAGAATAAACATTAGAGGATGGATTTAATTTGACTAGAATGATGGATAATAAATAACTTTGgatgtatttaatgttttatgttaaTCAGGTGATGGACTCCCTGCTGAGAGGCGACAGGTCAAAGTTGTCCCTCCCCCCCAGACAGACCATCGCTCACCAGCTCATCAAACACTGGATTAACATGACGTCTAACCTTTAGGATTTAATCAGATCAATCATCTTTGTTTAGCTACAAATCACCTAAACGTATGAATAAACCTGGActgaatattattaatattagttaTTAGTGTCTAACATTAAACACAGCTGCATCACTCAGAAATAGTTCATAATtaaatgatttatatagagttttatctccactgaaacagtcttaaagctctttacatatcagctcattcacccaatcactctcacattcacccaccagtgggacaggactgacatgcaaggcactagtcgaccactgggagcaacttagggttcagtgtcttgcccaaggacacttcgacacatagtcaggtactgggatcgaacccccaacctctccatcagaagacgacccactaccacctgagccacggtcgcccaaatTACATTTGTATTGAATGTGGATTAATAagtagcagctttaaagtaTTGGATGTTTTCATCATATCTTAGTTCTAACATTAAAGATGAAAAGTTCTGATTTATTCATGGACGATCAAAACACAACGAATAACAGACGTTTGATTGGACAGTTTCAGGTCAAtcatcagttatttatttatgttcaaTTCTAAATAGAAAATAGTCTCTTTTTGTTTATGGTCACATCATtaacattattatgattatgaagCAATAATACAgaaagtttattaaaataaatgccTGCAAAAATCATTAGTTGATCAAtggtatttaatattatttaggatacatcacacacacacacacacacacacgcgcacacacgcacacacacacacaaataaataaaatcaatcctGCAAATATGTCATGAATATTGTCAAGTGgatctttttaaaa from Gouania willdenowi chromosome 9, fGouWil2.1, whole genome shotgun sequence encodes:
- the nudt12 gene encoding NAD-capped RNA hydrolase NUDT12; this translates as MEAVSELRWSLKAARHCVCRCALERTSSLSNGRRDKNRPRTKSSLRIVTVVNTGTAIMSSVEEETLQRFLDAAARGDVNHVTTLLSQVPLIINQRGTNGWNALMMAARNGQYDVVEELLKHGCDKFSVNSSSQTAHDIAKFWGHRHICNLLGGANDVCQRVLPGVDQTPQENYFSRETLERLSEKRTDKSWMEDKERDPRTVYLLFNNLSPMVGVSQRDQGERVETKLCRLKYEDVKNLLNKPTTVLIFLGVEKRKNPLSSSTSSQKEGTSCELPAWFAVGSDEDAGELLKCCSDKCCFLKKDHRELLKLSEDDAGVVAQARSVLAWHSRYSWCPTCGSGTRVEEGGYKRSCLNSECRSQQGVHNTCYPRVDPVVIMLVIHPGGNQCLLGRKKIFPAGMFSCLAGFVEAGECVEEAVRREVEEESGVKVGPVHYVSSQPWPLPSSLMIGCLAVAMTTSITVDENEIEDAQWFPRQQVMDSLLRGDRSKLSLPPRQTIAHQLIKHWINMTSNL